In one Palaemon carinicauda isolate YSFRI2023 unplaced genomic scaffold, ASM3689809v2 scaffold607, whole genome shotgun sequence genomic region, the following are encoded:
- the LOC137637261 gene encoding tropomyosin beta chain-like codes for MVRFMTDRLILMGSLTAFGVMAWWWGDEDSHREAEKFLDSMDREEMERLQPAVYDGANYVAEETKEHAQLEASQKDLSEELDGAEEGIKLFDDFIARIHQETETTNDLQRICEEVHGAEEEEIELSTDNIAISALNAELDRANKKIKGLMASLEKAESQNDEVREELSPKTFVQVRDMEAYVEKELENAREEIRILEKKLERVTEDLKIANEKLLEKSDLEEYVESADKEIRTLG; via the exons atggttagatttatgactgacagacTGATTTTAATGGGATCTTTGACTGCTTTTGGCGTCATGGCATGGTGGTGGGGAGACGAGGATTcacatagagaagcagaaaaattcttggattcgatggatcgggaggaaatggagagactgcaaccagcagtctacgatggggcaaattatgttgccgaagaaactaaggaacacgcacaattggaAGCATCTCAAAAGGATCTAAGTGAAGAGTTGGACGGAGCAGAAGAGGGAATTAAGTTATTTGACGATTTCATCGCTAGAATACACCAAGAGACGGAAAcgaccaatgacttacaacgcatctgtgaagaggtgcatggagcagaggaagaagaaattgagttatctacGGACAACATAGCCATATCAGCTTTAAATGCAGAATTAGATAGAGCGAATAAGAAAATTAAGGGTCTTATGGCCAGTCTAGAGAAAGCTGAAAGTCAAAACGATGAAGTTCGAGAGGAGCTTTCGCCCAAGACGTTTGTTCAGGTAAGAGATATGGAG gcatatgtagaaaaggaattagaaaatgcccgtgaggaaattcggatactcgagaagaagcTGGAAAGAGTAACAGAAGATCTCAAGATAGCCAACGAGAAACTTctggaaaagagcgacttggaggaatacgtcgaaagtgctgatAAGGAGATTCGAACActgggctga